Proteins from a single region of Rhipicephalus sanguineus isolate Rsan-2018 chromosome 5, BIME_Rsan_1.4, whole genome shotgun sequence:
- the LOC119393878 gene encoding toll-like receptor 3, protein MCSRVLPYGLLLSLLVALCDSSAVPAPPSCKVYEGLHYRYFTCRNFHSVEDFQQILHDSHSEKPTWFSLWDSQVPKIPGGAFKDLNVSVLELRRVIVEHLEPADGEENPFHGLEQSLRKVMFSLGTLPTSWSILAHLEHLEELKLIHYKDMHLSNDFNNLPKSLETLYIADATIEKIDDDWLVHLDGLKHLVVRQTDLYNFTRSWLPNPAPHFTTLDLPTNKLISFPANLDDGLPELKYVSLERNLITSVHEEDLAPLKDKPVFVDLMFNPVHCDCKLGFILDYPTRWHYFLCATPGDVADSYITHLTEEQLQCEHGSA, encoded by the exons ATGTGTTCGAGAGTTTTACCGTATGGCCTCCTGCTGTCCCTGCTCGTAGCTCTGTGCGATTCGTCCGCAGTACCGGCGCCACCCTCCTGCAAGGTATACGAGGGCCTTCACTACCGCTACTTCACCTGCCGGAACTTCCACTCCGTCGAAGACTTCCAGCAGATCCTCCATGACAGCCACTCCGAAAAGCCGACTTGGTTCAGCCTATGGGACAGTCAAGTTCCCAAGATTCCTGGAGGTGCCTTCAAGGACCTCAACGTATCGGTTCTGGAGCTCAGGCGTGTCATCGTCGAGCATTTGGAGCCGGCGGATGGAGAGGAAAACCCGTTCCACGGCCTCGAGCAATCCCTTCGCAAGGTCATGTTCAGTCTGGGCACTCTGCCGACCTCGTGGTCCATCCTCGCTCACCTGGAGCACTTGGAAGAGTTGAAGCTCATCCACTACAAGGACATGCACCTCAGCAACGACTTCAACAACCTTCCCAAGAGTCTGGAAACTCTTTACATCGCCGATGCTACAATTGAGAAGATCGACGACGACTGGCTGGTTCACTTGGATGGCCTTAAGCATCTGGTTGTGCGCCAGACCGACTTGTACAACTTCACCAGGTCGTGGTTGCCCAACCCAGCCCCTCACTTCACGACTCTCGACCTCCC GACAAACAAGCTGATCTCGTTCCCCGCCAATCTGGACGACGGCCTTCCCGAGCTCAAATACGTGAGCCTCGAGCGGAACCTCATCACCAGTGTGCACGAAGAGGACCTGGCTCCACTCAAGGACAAGCCGGTCTTCGTGGACTTAATGT TCAACCCTGTGCACTGCGACTGCAAGCTGGGCTTCATCCTGGACTACCCGACACGCTGGCACTATTTCCTCTGCGCCACGCCCGGAGATGTGGCCGACAGCTACATCACGCACCTTACCGAAGAGCAGCTTCAGTGCGAGCATGGCTCCGCTTGA
- the LOC119392883 gene encoding uncharacterized protein LOC119392883, whose product MGRLDPSEAENPFAGLEDTLRKLTFSLGTMPSSWSLLSGLRRLEELEIVHYARLRLTRDFNHLPKSLRTLFIADATFESIEGGWISDLVNLEHLIFRGTDLASFNRNWLPSPAPRFRTLDLPTNKMTSFPRRTGRQSASPQLRQRVQEPDHDAQGTRLRAH is encoded by the exons ATGGGACGTCTCGACCCGAGCGAGGCCGAAAACCCTTTCGCCGGTCTTGAAGACACCCTGCGCAAGCTCACCTTCAGCCTGGGAACCATGCCGTCGTCCTGGTCGCTGCTGTCCGGTCTGCGACGTCTGGAAGAACTAGAGATCGTGCACTACGCGCGCCTGCGACTGACGCGCGACTTCAACCACCTTCCCAAGAGTCTGAGGACGCTGTTCATCGCTGACGCCACCTTCGAGTCCATCGAGGGCGGATGGATCAGCGACCTCGTCAACCTGGAGCACCTCATATTCCGCGGCACGGACCTCGCAAGCTTCAACAGGAACTGGCTGCCTTCGCCGGCACCTCGCTTTAGAACTCTGGACTTGCC GACGAACAAGATGACATCTTTCCCCCGAAGGACTGGGCGACAATCTGCCAGCCCTCAACTACGTCAGCGTGTTCAAGAACCTGATCACGACGCTCAGGGAACAAGACTTCGCGCCCATTAG
- the LOC119394758 gene encoding uncharacterized protein LOC119394758 translates to MAQSASSRGTAQVSTSSNDYRIVLPRLPTGKLVADSVFLHADLAGRPYRAQDFRDALRNIIDLADITSIGQFQMSHVWMVTCRTALSKVKIVTCGEFFVRGRRCVVIDPEPTEVKMKLLWLPERLEDIYVHEAFQPFGKIKSISAETWRVSEMEQMRTLNRDVVLALDDGVRVSDIPHLLSVCGLQSLVLIPGRPPLCLRCNKVGHIRRHCRTPRCEDCRRFGHTAEECVATYANKLRHRMRPPEDAFPEHIMDATEVLDATGDLPRAAVAEPCAVDKDAASDCAGAENSKQASNTVDVTDSEEKEAVPAHESVLTQKESRSSNADVETPREKLVPMCENPSMFL, encoded by the coding sequence atggctcaatcGGCTTCAAGCCGAGGTACTGCCCAGGTTTCTACCAGCAGTAATGACTACCGTATCGTCCTGCCCCGTCTTCCTACTGGTAAGCTCGTCGCTGACTCCGTTTTCCTGCATGCAGACCTTGCTGGCCGCCCATACCGAGCGCAGGACTTTCGCGATGCCCTCCGGAATATCATAGACCTTGCTGATATAACCTCGATCGGGCAATTTCAAATGTCACATGTCTGGATGGTGACTTGCAGGACCGCGCTATCTAAAGTGAAGATAGTAACCTGTGGTGAATTCTTTGTTCGAGGACGAAGATGCGTCGTTATAGACCCTGAACCCACGGAAGTTAAAATGAAGCTGTTATGGCTCCCTGAACGCCTGGAAGATATTTATGTGCACGAAGCCTTTCAGCCTTTCGGAAAGATCAAGTCGATTTCAGCGGAAACTTGGAGGGTGTCAGAAATGGAACAGATGAGGACCCTTAACCGAGACGTTGTACTGGCACTTGATGACGGCGTCCGTGTCTCCGACATCCCGCATCTGCTCTCAGTTTGTGGTCTACAAAGCCTAGTGCTGATTCCCGGCAGGCCACCTTTATGCCTTCGTTGCAACAAAGTAGGACATATTCGTCGACACTGCAGGACACCACGCTGCGAAGATTGTCGGCGGTTTGGACACACGGCTGAAGAATGTGTGGCGACGTATGCCAATAAATTACGACATCGCATGCGACCACCTGAAGATGCGTTTCCAGAACATATCATGGACGCTACGGAAGTCCTCGATGCAACGGGAGACCTTCCACGTGCTGCTGTCGCTGAGCCCTGTGCTGTTGACAAGGACGCAGCTAGTGACTGTGCTGGAGCGGAGAACTCCAAACAAGCGTCAAACACCGTAGATGTGACAGACAGCGAAGAGAAGGAAGCAGTACCTGCACATGAGTCAGTACTGACACAAAAGGAAAGCCGCAGCAGTAATGCTGATGTAGAAACGCCACGTGAGAAGCTAGTGCCGATGTGCGAGAATCCGTCGATGTTTCTATAA
- the LOC119393877 gene encoding carboxypeptidase N subunit 2, producing MVSRRCKTEEAMTPSSQETSLTFHRLLLLSWVIQWSSCTPSCFHSTGYSGQATYTCSGLRSSADLVENFKPNRSATEGGRLKLLLENSVLDSVPQGIFAGLGVSTLQLDNVELTGTWSSTEPTPLRGLEATLKKVVFSHNSTVPRNWVLFLDGMTELVEMVFFDMSGLRFTSTSQEGLPRTLRKLHLVRSSIASADDYWLSSLVDLETLSLRHVNLTAFARTVLPTVAAKLETLLLEDCSLTSFPSGLAKGLPSLKYVGLQKNQIVQLGSDEVSPLINKGVVLQLRGNPLSCDCHLQFLFENSRRHSVYGQCDAPTALKGRSLRALSERDLAPCARRQATQSL from the exons ATGGTCAGCAGAAGATGCAAAACTGAGGAGGCCATGACACCGAGTAGTCAAGAAACATCGCTCACGTTCCACAGGCTATTGCTGCTGTCATGGGTGATACAGTGGTCTTCTTGCACGCCATCTTGCTTTCACAGCACCGGGTACTCTGGACAGGCGACCTACACGTGTTCTGGCCTTCGGTCTTCAGCCGATCTCGTGGAAAATTTCAAGCCTAACCGAAGTGCCACCGAAGGAGGCCGGCTAAAGCTTCTTCTTGAAAACAGCGTGTTGGACAGCGTGCCTCAAGGCATCTTCGCGGGTCTGGGCGTCTCGACTTTGCAGCTGGACAACGTCGAACTGACCGGCACCTGGAGTTCAACGGAGCCGACTCCTCTGCGCGGACTGGAGGCCACCTTGAAGAAAGTGGTGTTCAGCCACAACAGCACCGTTCCCCGTAACTGGGTTTTGTTCCTGGACGGCATGACGGAGCTCGTCGAGATGGTTTTCTTCGACATGAGTGGTCTGAGGTTCACGTCCACTTCCCAAGAAGGCCTGCCCAGAACGCTGCGCAAGTTGCACCTGGTCCGATCGAGCATCGCAAGCGCGGACGACTACTGGCTGTCGTCCCTTGTTGACCTGGAGACGCTATCGCTGCGCCACGTGAACCTTACGGCATTCGCGAGAACAGTGCTGCCAACGGTGGCCGCCAAGCTGGAGACGCTGCTGCTGGA GGACTGCTCGCTAACAAGCTTTCCTTCGGGCCTTGCTAAAGGACTCCCATCACTAAAATACGTCGGCCTACAAAAAAATCAAATCGTCCAACTTGGCAGTGATGAAGTCAGCCCTCTGATCAACAAAGGCGTTGTCCTTCAGCTTAGAG GCAACCCTTTAAGCTGCGACTGTCACCTGCAGTTCTTGTTTGAAAACTCGAGACGACATTCCGTTTATGGACAATGTGACGCACCAACGGCCCTCAAGGGGCGAAGTCTCAGAGCACTCTCAGAGCGAGATCTAGCGCCTTGCGCCAGGCGGCAAGCTACTCAGTCGCTCTAG